One window of Dechloromonas sp. ZY10 genomic DNA carries:
- a CDS encoding TRAP transporter large permease yields MNALVIFSLLAVLMLTGMPISISLGLTVLTFLFTMTQVPLESVALKLFTGIEKFEIMAIPFFILAGNFLTHGGVAKRMINFATSMVGHWYGGLGLAGVLACALFAAVSGSSPATVVAIGSILLPAMVKAGFPNRFGAGVISTSGALGILIPPSIVMVMYSVATNTSVGALFMAGVIPGLALAATLGGVTWYRAKKFDYPRQPKASWAERLRTFRESIWGLFLIVVVMGGIYSGIFTPTEAAAMSAVYAFIVAVFIYKDMGLKDVPKVLLNSANMSAMLLYIITNAVLFSFIMTNENIPQALADWMLGNGLGVITFLLAVNIILLLAGNFMEPSSIVLIFAPILFPVAVQLGIHPVHFGILMVVNMEVGMCHPPVGLNLYVASGITKMGITELTIAVWPWLLSMLVFLGIVTYWPDLSLWLPRQLGML; encoded by the coding sequence ATGAACGCACTGGTGATTTTCAGCCTGTTGGCTGTGCTGATGCTGACCGGTATGCCGATCTCGATTTCGCTCGGCCTGACGGTACTGACCTTCCTGTTCACCATGACCCAGGTGCCGCTCGAATCGGTGGCGCTCAAATTGTTTACCGGGATCGAGAAGTTCGAAATCATGGCGATTCCGTTCTTCATCCTCGCCGGCAACTTCCTTACCCATGGCGGGGTCGCGAAGCGGATGATCAACTTTGCCACCTCGATGGTCGGTCACTGGTATGGCGGTCTCGGCCTGGCCGGGGTGCTCGCCTGCGCGCTGTTTGCCGCAGTTTCCGGCTCCAGTCCGGCAACCGTGGTGGCGATCGGTTCGATCTTGCTGCCGGCGATGGTCAAGGCGGGGTTCCCGAACCGTTTCGGTGCCGGAGTGATCTCGACCTCGGGGGCGCTCGGGATTCTGATTCCGCCGTCGATCGTGATGGTGATGTACTCGGTGGCGACCAATACTTCGGTCGGCGCCCTGTTCATGGCCGGCGTGATTCCGGGTCTGGCCCTGGCGGCAACCCTGGGTGGCGTGACCTGGTACCGGGCCAAGAAGTTCGACTATCCGCGCCAGCCCAAGGCGTCGTGGGCCGAGCGTCTGCGTACCTTCCGCGAGTCGATCTGGGGCCTGTTCCTGATCGTGGTGGTGATGGGCGGGATTTACTCCGGCATCTTCACCCCGACCGAAGCCGCTGCGATGTCCGCCGTCTATGCCTTCATCGTCGCTGTGTTCATCTACAAGGACATGGGTCTGAAGGATGTGCCGAAGGTGCTGCTCAATTCGGCCAACATGTCGGCAATGCTGCTCTACATCATCACCAATGCCGTGCTCTTCTCGTTCATCATGACCAACGAGAACATTCCGCAGGCACTGGCCGACTGGATGCTGGGCAACGGTCTGGGCGTGATCACCTTCCTGCTGGCGGTGAACATCATCCTGCTGCTGGCCGGCAACTTCATGGAGCCGTCGTCGATCGTGCTGATCTTCGCTCCGATCCTGTTCCCGGTTGCTGTCCAGTTGGGCATCCATCCGGTGCATTTCGGCATCCTGATGGTGGTGAATATGGAAGTCGGGATGTGTCACCCGCCGGTCGGCCTCAACCTCTACGTCGCGTCCGGAATCACCAAGATGGGGATCACCGAACTGACCATCGCGGTTTGGCCGTGGCTGCTGTCGATGCTGGTCTTCCTCGGTATCGTCACCTACTGGCCCGACCTGTCGCTGTGGCTGCCGCGTCAGCTGGGCATGCTGTAA
- a CDS encoding MBL fold metallo-hydrolase, translating to MPIPLKRLLTGALFAALLGGAAPLWAEAPQQKTQVPGYYRLNLGQFEVTALYDGAIELDSKLLKNASEREKQQLLARQFVKGPKVQTAVNAYLVNTGSKLILVDAGAAKLFGPSLGHIGDNLKAAGYSPEQVDVVLLTHLHGDHVNGLVTPDGQMAFPNAEIWSSKADSDFWLSEETAAQAPADFQAFFKMSRDAAAPYRAADKWHTYINERELLPGVFSVDTRGHTPGHASYRFVSGGQRLLVLGDLVHNHAVQFPRPEVAIEFDTDPQQAVAARKRIFDLAARQKLMVAGMHLPFPGIGHVRREGSGYAWVPAEFAPLGK from the coding sequence ATGCCTATCCCCCTGAAGCGATTGCTCACTGGTGCGCTGTTTGCCGCGCTGCTCGGCGGTGCCGCCCCCTTGTGGGCCGAGGCGCCGCAGCAGAAGACCCAGGTCCCCGGCTACTACCGGCTCAACCTCGGCCAGTTCGAAGTCACCGCGCTCTACGACGGCGCCATCGAACTCGACAGCAAGCTGCTGAAGAACGCCAGCGAGCGCGAGAAGCAGCAGTTGCTGGCCCGCCAGTTCGTCAAGGGCCCCAAAGTGCAGACTGCGGTCAATGCCTATCTGGTCAATACCGGGAGCAAGCTGATCCTGGTCGATGCCGGCGCCGCCAAGCTGTTCGGGCCGTCGCTGGGCCATATCGGCGACAACCTGAAGGCCGCCGGCTACAGCCCGGAGCAGGTCGACGTGGTACTGCTGACGCATCTGCACGGCGACCATGTGAATGGTCTGGTCACGCCCGATGGGCAGATGGCCTTCCCGAACGCCGAAATCTGGTCGAGCAAGGCCGACAGCGATTTCTGGCTGAGCGAGGAAACCGCCGCCCAGGCGCCGGCCGACTTCCAGGCCTTCTTCAAAATGTCGCGCGATGCCGCCGCCCCCTACCGCGCCGCCGACAAATGGCACACCTACATCAACGAGCGCGAACTGCTGCCCGGCGTGTTCAGTGTCGATACCCGTGGCCATACCCCCGGCCACGCCAGCTATCGCTTCGTCAGCGGCGGCCAGCGGCTGCTGGTCTTGGGCGACCTGGTGCATAACCATGCGGTGCAGTTCCCACGCCCGGAGGTTGCGATCGAGTTCGATACCGACCCGCAGCAGGCGGTCGCCGCGCGCAAGCGCATCTTCGACCTGGCGGCGCGGCAGAAGCTGATGGTCGCCGGCATGCACCTGCCCTTCCCCGGGATCGGCCATGTTCGCCGCGAAGGCAGCGGCTACGCCTGGGTTCCGGCCGAGTTCGCACCGCTCGGCAAGTAA
- a CDS encoding EAL domain-containing protein → MPPLATRPQLHPHTILECLTASRFGVEYQPLVCTGSGDILCYEALARFITADGRAMPPDLVFEALHDNPLLLLHAELETKRLQLAEAPQHGQLFVNLDPDSYAQGEDEHGGNLFLPILTAQRSRLVVEVIENLHLQDVALTHRMMEELEREKIRMAIDDLSSSRGLVSYASLLNAAYLKFDRSWLAGELSGRQRTILTWALAQARDLELKTVLEGIETPEHLAMARQMGFDLVQGFIFRDRFVRRGCQPNQGIPAKPLAVAA, encoded by the coding sequence ATGCCGCCGCTTGCCACCCGCCCGCAACTCCACCCCCATACCATCCTCGAATGCCTGACGGCCAGCCGTTTCGGCGTCGAATACCAGCCGCTGGTCTGTACCGGCAGCGGCGACATCCTGTGCTATGAGGCGCTGGCCCGTTTTATCACCGCCGACGGCAGGGCCATGCCACCGGACCTGGTTTTCGAAGCCCTGCACGACAACCCGCTGCTGCTGTTGCACGCCGAACTCGAAACCAAGCGCCTGCAACTCGCCGAAGCGCCGCAACACGGGCAACTCTTCGTCAACCTCGATCCGGACAGCTACGCCCAGGGCGAGGACGAGCACGGCGGCAACCTGTTCCTGCCGATTCTCACAGCGCAACGCAGCCGGTTGGTAGTCGAAGTGATCGAAAACCTGCATCTGCAAGATGTGGCGCTGACCCACCGGATGATGGAAGAACTCGAACGGGAAAAAATTCGCATGGCGATCGACGACCTGTCGTCGTCGCGCGGTCTGGTCTCGTACGCTTCGCTGCTCAACGCTGCCTATCTCAAATTCGACCGCAGCTGGCTGGCTGGCGAACTGAGCGGCAGGCAGCGGACAATCCTGACCTGGGCGCTGGCACAGGCGCGCGACCTCGAACTGAAAACCGTGCTGGAAGGGATCGAAACCCCCGAACATCTGGCGATGGCACGGCAGATGGGCTTCGATCTGGTCCAGGGCTTCATCTTCCGTGATCGTTTCGTCCGCCGCGGCTGCCAGCCGAACCAGGGAATCCCCGCCAAACCGCTGGCAGTAGCCGCCTGA
- a CDS encoding TRAP transporter small permease → MFNRILNHLEELLVTFLMGAATIIIFISVMHRYLSGYDIPGLQDWLLSLNVGWAQELCIIMFVWMAKFGAAYGVRTGIHVGVDVLINRLDDKARGKFIVFGLLAGATFTGIVAMLGAHFVWENGAHYAIYNALGIAGEELFEGPITPDLEWPTWIVYSAIPFGSSLMCFRFLQVTWGFIKTGELPHHDHGHVDGLEEEGAHVEANPYNMDDNLHMHDLKHKPLGDDGKKGGQQ, encoded by the coding sequence ATGTTCAACCGCATACTCAATCACCTTGAGGAGTTGCTGGTCACTTTCCTGATGGGGGCGGCGACTATCATCATCTTCATTTCCGTGATGCACCGCTACCTGTCGGGCTATGACATTCCCGGCCTGCAGGACTGGTTGCTCAGCCTCAACGTTGGCTGGGCGCAGGAACTGTGCATCATCATGTTCGTCTGGATGGCCAAGTTCGGCGCGGCCTACGGGGTGCGTACCGGCATCCACGTCGGCGTCGATGTGCTGATCAACCGCCTGGATGACAAGGCGCGCGGCAAATTCATCGTCTTCGGCCTGCTCGCTGGCGCCACCTTTACCGGCATCGTGGCCATGCTGGGAGCTCATTTCGTCTGGGAAAACGGCGCTCACTACGCGATCTACAACGCGCTCGGAATTGCCGGCGAGGAATTGTTCGAAGGCCCGATCACGCCTGATCTTGAATGGCCGACCTGGATCGTCTATAGCGCGATTCCCTTCGGTTCCTCGTTGATGTGCTTCCGCTTCCTGCAAGTGACCTGGGGCTTCATCAAAACGGGCGAACTGCCGCACCACGACCATGGTCACGTCGATGGCCTGGAAGAGGAAGGTGCGCACGTCGAAGCCAACCCGTACAACATGGACGATAACCTGCACATGCACGACCTCAAGCACAAACCGCTGGGCGACGATGGCAAGAAGGGAGGCCAGCAATGA
- a CDS encoding CBS domain-containing protein encodes MNPATELRLGDIASRQVLTVPPEQPLREVIELFAARRVSSVVVVEQRRPIGIVTERDLLRLACSGYRENRPVRAAMSAPLTTARADLDFSSGHALLSSHGIRHLVLVDAAGDLVGVASETDFRRHIGNDLFASIQTLHAVMEPAADMLPPDLSLAEVLETMAAHRLDHVLIGEHECARGIITERDIPRLLAAHIDPEQVTAGAVMSQPLRTVPGDIAAADAARRMTEEGLRHLIVLASDGRAIGVVSQHRMLERLSTALMERGRDRLAGQLDLLLEMTGVGTWEYDHRLDRTQRSPALNKMLGFPAGHGPEPLAAICERIADDDRGRVATLLAEFRSGTRHQLNVEYLTRDARGLPRWVSVRGRQIESTASGEPLRSAGVAIDINEQKLAEQKLLASEKRFRSLLENLPLAICHINAEGEITFINQRFIADFGYTPADLPHLANWWQLAVPDPDARQLAVDRWNDASALAAQDGEVIRPGDFEICCKDGSLRSIEISGIVIDEEILASFVDVTERRAQQRLLEFGNNILQLISVGSELPTILDRICREIEAHDPQMHCSLLLLDEDGVHLRHGAAPSLPPSYCALTDGIEIGPEVGSCGSAAYLAREIFSPDLSSDPRWQNFRDLVTRHGLAACWSSPILSTEGKVLGTFGIYWRQAQPVLTPQIRRDIAAATSLAAIAIERQRRDTAVLRLHQSLSRAESIGQIGSWRWDLQKRKAYWSPQMYHLFGLDPTQPAPDFEQFVRLVHPDDQTRVRTALNQILAGSNPPQAVYRRHPDLGPVRYLQPSYTTLYDANRQAYACEGTLVDVTAAVQNEERLRQQLDELRRWQKVMLGRESRVLELKREINALLARHGEAPRYGSVETGEELPCSD; translated from the coding sequence ATGAATCCAGCCACCGAACTCCGCCTCGGAGACATTGCCAGCCGCCAGGTTCTCACCGTTCCACCGGAACAGCCCCTGCGCGAAGTCATCGAACTGTTTGCCGCCCGGCGTGTTTCCTCGGTAGTGGTGGTTGAACAACGGCGGCCGATCGGGATTGTCACTGAACGTGACCTGCTGCGCCTGGCTTGCAGCGGGTACCGCGAAAACCGTCCGGTCCGGGCGGCAATGAGTGCCCCGCTCACCACTGCCCGCGCCGACCTTGATTTTTCTTCCGGCCACGCCCTGCTCTCCAGTCACGGGATTCGTCATCTGGTACTGGTCGATGCTGCTGGCGATCTGGTCGGAGTCGCCAGCGAAACCGACTTCCGCCGGCACATCGGCAATGATTTGTTTGCCTCGATCCAGACCCTGCACGCAGTCATGGAGCCGGCAGCCGACATGCTGCCTCCCGACCTGTCGCTGGCCGAGGTGCTGGAAACCATGGCTGCACACCGCCTCGACCATGTACTGATCGGCGAGCACGAATGCGCCCGGGGAATCATTACCGAACGCGACATTCCCCGCCTGTTGGCAGCGCATATCGACCCCGAGCAAGTAACGGCCGGGGCGGTCATGTCGCAGCCACTGCGTACGGTTCCCGGCGACATCGCAGCCGCCGACGCTGCCCGCCGGATGACCGAGGAAGGCCTGCGCCATCTGATCGTGCTGGCCTCCGATGGACGCGCCATCGGCGTCGTCAGCCAGCACCGGATGCTTGAACGGCTGAGCACCGCACTGATGGAGCGAGGACGCGACCGGTTGGCTGGCCAACTGGATTTGCTGCTCGAAATGACCGGGGTGGGCACCTGGGAATACGATCATCGCCTCGACCGCACGCAGCGCAGCCCGGCGCTCAACAAGATGCTGGGGTTCCCTGCCGGGCATGGCCCGGAACCCCTGGCCGCGATCTGCGAACGGATCGCCGACGACGACCGAGGGCGAGTCGCCACTCTGCTGGCCGAGTTCCGCAGCGGCACCCGCCACCAACTCAATGTCGAATATCTGACTCGCGATGCACGCGGCCTGCCGCGCTGGGTCAGCGTACGCGGCCGCCAGATCGAAAGCACGGCCAGCGGCGAACCGCTGCGGTCAGCCGGCGTGGCCATCGACATCAACGAGCAAAAGCTCGCCGAGCAAAAGCTGCTGGCCAGCGAAAAACGCTTCCGCTCCCTGCTTGAGAACCTTCCGCTGGCGATTTGCCACATCAACGCCGAAGGCGAAATCACCTTTATCAACCAGCGCTTCATCGCCGATTTCGGCTATACCCCGGCCGACCTCCCGCATCTTGCCAATTGGTGGCAACTGGCAGTTCCCGATCCGGATGCGCGGCAACTGGCAGTAGATCGCTGGAACGATGCCAGCGCGCTGGCAGCGCAAGATGGAGAGGTGATCCGTCCCGGCGATTTCGAAATCTGCTGCAAGGATGGGAGCCTGCGCAGCATTGAAATTTCCGGCATTGTGATCGACGAGGAAATTCTCGCCAGCTTCGTCGATGTCACCGAGCGGCGAGCACAGCAGCGCCTGCTCGAATTCGGCAACAACATCCTGCAACTGATTTCGGTCGGCAGCGAGTTGCCGACCATCCTTGACCGGATCTGCCGCGAGATCGAAGCCCATGATCCGCAGATGCACTGCTCTCTGCTCCTGCTCGACGAAGATGGAGTGCACCTCCGTCATGGCGCAGCCCCCAGCCTCCCGCCTTCCTACTGCGCGCTGACCGACGGGATCGAAATCGGTCCGGAGGTGGGATCATGCGGCTCAGCGGCTTACCTTGCCCGCGAAATATTTTCTCCTGACCTGAGCAGCGACCCCCGCTGGCAGAATTTCCGTGACCTGGTCACCCGCCATGGATTGGCCGCCTGTTGGTCCTCCCCGATCCTGTCGACAGAGGGCAAGGTACTCGGCACCTTTGGCATCTACTGGCGGCAGGCACAGCCCGTGCTGACCCCGCAGATTCGGCGCGACATCGCTGCTGCGACCTCGCTGGCGGCAATTGCCATCGAGCGCCAACGCCGCGATACCGCCGTCCTGCGCCTGCACCAAAGCCTGTCGCGCGCTGAATCAATCGGCCAGATCGGAAGCTGGCGCTGGGACCTGCAAAAGCGCAAGGCCTACTGGTCGCCCCAGATGTATCACCTGTTCGGGCTCGACCCAACCCAGCCGGCACCGGATTTCGAGCAGTTCGTGCGCCTGGTGCACCCAGATGACCAGACCCGGGTCCGCACCGCGCTTAACCAGATTCTTGCTGGCAGCAATCCACCGCAAGCCGTCTATCGCCGCCATCCTGACCTGGGACCGGTGCGCTACCTGCAGCCCAGCTACACCACCCTGTACGACGCCAATCGGCAAGCCTATGCCTGTGAGGGAACCCTGGTCGATGTAACGGCAGCGGTACAAAACGAAGAACGCCTGCGCCAGCAACTCGACGAATTGCGCCGCTGGCAGAAGGTCATGCTCGGCCGCGAAAGCCGGGTACTGGAACTGAAGCGTGAGATCAACGCACTGCTCGCGCGCCATGGCGAAGCTCCCCGCTACGGCAGTGTCGAAACCGGCGAGGAACTGCCATGCAGCGATTGA
- a CDS encoding PAS domain S-box protein has translation MQRLNLAGAALLLLAGLAQAAPTRLTVAIDDAYPPYVFRDEQGELKGYLPDLWRLWSSRTGIPAQLQARPWAEAQALFANGQAEVIDTVFRTPQREAVMDFSPPYARLPVPIFVHHQLQGIDSLNTLQPFPVGVKEGDACAEYLRRHGVRHLVTYPGYEQLTAAAANNNIRVFCLDAPPAYFMLARSGKSSEFSEAFTLYEGEFHRAVKKGNSELLTVVNQGFAAISPEDYAALDKKWLGRPLASTSLAERHLPYLLAALTLLGLLLLLWNRGLQRRVRTRTRELQGERQRLSEIMDQVDALVFQKDAEGRYTYANPAFCRLLGQETAGILGRSDQALLPPETAGRLAALDRRVLADGEPLLRHEEELTLPEGESRIYLTSRTPIRDRNGQVVGLLGVATDVTEQSRANAALQAEKARADELLAEAGQIRQILLSTLEDQQMADAQLRKLSQAVEQSPEAVVITNLKAEIEYVNAAFVQISGYRREEVIGRNPRLLQSRQTPRQQYQEMWESLLAGRTWRGELVNRRKNGDLYHEQALISPIRSADGRITHYVAVKQDISEQRRLTRELERYRHHLEELVTTRTAELAAAKQAAEVANQAKSAFLANMSHEIRTPMNAIIGLTHLLQKNVQDPAQRERLNQVRDSADHLLAVINDILDLSKIEAGKVELENIAFSLDSLFARVGMLMRDKAQDKGLDLVVETPPLLPGNLLGDPTRLTQALLNYLGNAIKFTEQGHVSLRCQRLDENAQQVLLRFEVSDTGIGIEIEALERLFKAFEQADNSTTRNYGGTGLGLAITRRLVQQMGGQTGVESSPGRGSTFWFTARFSLSSAPATDLLPPPAGDEETSAVHGAGRHVLLCEDNPINQEVALSLLADAGLQTTVATNGREAVELAAAGGYDLILMDMQMPVMDGLEACRQIRCLPQGQHLPIIAMTANAFADDRERCLAAGMNDFLPKPVNPAALYRCLRHWLSQPTIPATPSPTPATTSTSTPLPLLEAGKLDLERASAVTRNDPQRLRRLLAMFAESHASDLERLGLEWANRDLAAAERIAHSLKGAAATLGIQPLDQLATALNLALRENQEAARIEALLSSTRAELAMVCELIEADAPQSKSA, from the coding sequence ATGCAGCGATTGAACTTGGCTGGCGCCGCGCTGCTGCTGCTTGCCGGCCTCGCTCAGGCGGCTCCCACCCGGCTTACCGTAGCGATCGACGACGCCTACCCCCCCTACGTGTTCCGCGACGAACAAGGCGAACTGAAGGGTTACCTCCCCGACCTGTGGCGCCTGTGGTCGTCCCGGACCGGGATTCCCGCCCAACTCCAGGCCCGGCCCTGGGCCGAGGCTCAGGCCTTGTTTGCCAACGGCCAAGCCGAGGTGATCGATACCGTTTTCCGTACCCCGCAACGGGAAGCGGTGATGGACTTCTCCCCACCATACGCCAGGCTGCCGGTGCCCATTTTCGTTCACCACCAACTGCAGGGAATCGACAGCCTCAACACGCTGCAACCCTTTCCGGTCGGAGTCAAGGAAGGCGATGCCTGCGCCGAGTACCTCCGCCGGCACGGCGTCCGCCATCTGGTGACCTACCCCGGCTACGAACAACTCACCGCTGCTGCCGCCAACAACAACATCCGGGTTTTCTGCCTGGATGCACCACCGGCCTACTTCATGCTCGCCCGCAGCGGAAAAAGCAGTGAGTTCAGCGAAGCCTTCACCCTGTACGAGGGAGAATTCCACCGGGCGGTGAAAAAAGGCAATAGCGAGTTGTTGACCGTGGTCAACCAGGGTTTTGCCGCGATTTCGCCGGAAGACTACGCCGCACTGGACAAAAAATGGCTCGGCCGCCCCCTGGCGTCGACCAGCCTCGCCGAGCGTCACCTGCCCTATCTGCTGGCCGCCCTGACCTTGCTTGGCCTCTTGCTGCTGCTTTGGAACCGCGGCCTGCAGCGCCGGGTTCGTACGCGCACGCGCGAACTGCAAGGCGAACGCCAGCGACTTTCGGAAATCATGGATCAGGTAGACGCACTGGTCTTCCAGAAAGACGCCGAAGGCCGCTACACCTACGCCAATCCAGCCTTCTGCCGCCTGCTGGGGCAGGAGACCGCCGGCATTCTCGGCCGCAGCGATCAGGCCCTGCTCCCCCCGGAGACCGCCGGACGACTGGCGGCCCTGGACCGACGGGTTCTTGCCGATGGCGAGCCCCTGCTCCGCCACGAAGAGGAGTTGACCCTGCCAGAAGGGGAAAGCCGCATCTATCTGACCAGCCGAACCCCGATCCGCGACCGCAACGGCCAGGTCGTCGGTCTGCTTGGCGTCGCCACCGACGTCACCGAGCAGAGCCGGGCCAATGCGGCGCTGCAGGCTGAAAAGGCCCGCGCCGACGAATTGCTCGCCGAGGCCGGACAAATCCGGCAAATTCTGCTCAGCACACTGGAAGATCAACAGATGGCCGACGCCCAGTTGCGCAAGCTGTCGCAGGCCGTCGAACAGAGTCCGGAAGCGGTAGTGATCACCAACCTCAAGGCCGAGATCGAATACGTCAATGCGGCCTTTGTCCAGATCAGCGGCTACCGGCGGGAAGAAGTGATCGGCCGCAACCCGCGCCTGCTCCAGTCGCGCCAAACGCCACGCCAGCAGTATCAGGAGATGTGGGAAAGCCTGCTCGCCGGCCGCACCTGGCGCGGCGAACTGGTCAACCGGCGCAAGAATGGCGACCTCTATCACGAACAGGCGCTGATTTCCCCTATCCGCTCAGCTGATGGCCGGATCACCCACTACGTGGCGGTCAAGCAAGACATCAGCGAACAACGGCGCCTGACCCGCGAACTCGAACGCTACCGCCATCATCTCGAAGAACTGGTCACCACACGCACCGCCGAACTGGCGGCAGCCAAACAGGCTGCAGAAGTGGCGAATCAGGCGAAGAGCGCCTTCCTGGCCAACATGAGCCACGAAATCCGTACCCCGATGAACGCGATCATCGGACTCACCCATCTGTTGCAAAAGAATGTTCAGGACCCGGCGCAACGCGAACGGCTCAATCAGGTCCGCGACTCGGCCGACCACCTGCTGGCGGTGATCAACGACATCCTCGACCTATCCAAGATCGAAGCCGGCAAGGTCGAACTGGAAAATATCGCCTTCAGTCTCGACAGCCTCTTTGCCCGAGTCGGCATGCTGATGCGCGACAAGGCTCAGGACAAGGGACTCGATTTGGTGGTTGAAACCCCACCGCTATTGCCCGGCAACCTGCTTGGCGATCCGACCCGCCTGACCCAGGCACTGCTCAACTACCTCGGCAACGCGATCAAATTCACTGAACAGGGTCATGTCAGCCTGCGTTGCCAACGACTGGACGAAAACGCGCAGCAGGTACTACTGCGCTTCGAGGTCAGCGACACCGGCATCGGCATCGAGATAGAAGCCCTTGAACGACTGTTCAAGGCATTTGAGCAAGCCGACAACTCGACCACCCGCAACTATGGCGGAACCGGGCTCGGGCTGGCGATCACCCGCCGGCTGGTCCAGCAGATGGGAGGTCAGACCGGTGTTGAGAGCAGCCCCGGCCGGGGCAGCACATTCTGGTTCACCGCCCGTTTCAGCCTCAGCTCGGCGCCAGCCACCGATCTCTTGCCTCCGCCAGCCGGCGACGAGGAAACGAGCGCGGTTCATGGTGCCGGCCGCCACGTCCTGCTCTGCGAGGACAACCCGATCAACCAGGAAGTAGCGCTTTCACTGCTGGCCGATGCCGGGCTGCAAACCACGGTCGCCACCAACGGCCGCGAAGCGGTCGAACTCGCTGCAGCCGGGGGGTACGACCTGATCCTGATGGATATGCAGATGCCGGTCATGGATGGTCTGGAGGCTTGCCGGCAGATTCGTTGCCTGCCACAGGGACAGCATCTCCCGATCATTGCGATGACCGCCAACGCCTTTGCCGACGACCGTGAGCGCTGCCTTGCCGCCGGGATGAACGACTTTCTGCCAAAGCCGGTGAATCCGGCCGCACTCTACCGCTGCCTGCGGCACTGGCTGAGCCAGCCGACCATCCCCGCAACGCCTTCGCCGACCCCCGCGACAACCTCGACATCGACGCCCCTACCCTTGCTCGAAGCAGGCAAGCTCGACCTCGAACGCGCCAGCGCTGTCACCCGGAACGATCCGCAACGCCTCAGACGCCTGCTGGCGATGTTTGCCGAGAGTCACGCCAGCGACCTCGAACGGCTGGGCCTGGAATGGGCCAACCGCGACCTTGCCGCTGCCGAGCGGATCGCACATTCATTGAAGGGCGCAGCGGCAACCCTCGGCATCCAGCCGCTCGACCAGCTGGCCACTGCCCTCAACCTGGCGCTCCGCGAAAACCAGGAGGCAGCCCGGATCGAAGCCTTGCTGAGCAGCACCCGCGCCGAACTGGCGATGGTCTGCGAGTTGATCGAGGCCGATGCACCGCAGTCAAAATCGGCCTGA
- a CDS encoding sulfate adenylyltransferase subunit 1: MSTQDHIEDHGLLRFLTCGSVDDGKSTLIGRLLFDTKTILADTLNAIEKTSQKRGMSAVDLSLLTDGLQAEREQGITIDVAYRYFSTGTRKYIIADAPGHEQYTRNMVTAASTANLAIILIDARKGVLTQTRRHSKLAALVGIPHLVVAINKMDLVDYSQETYEKIKAEYLEFAKKVGIEDIRFLPLSALNGDMIVDRGDSLNWYDGPTLLEILEAAPAAHTEHTEKFRFPVQFVCRPQDSANPDLHDYRGFMGRVESGSIQVGDAVTVLPNGFTSTVKAVQLGGVDIHQGVTEQSVTLLLADEIDCSRGDMIVKSAEAPAAVKEIRATVCWLSETPLDRARTYLIRHTTRDSKAKLTGINHRLDVNTLEKVAADKLAMNDIAEVSFKLAQPLFVDAYADNRATGAFIVIDESNNNTVGAGMIL, translated from the coding sequence TCGACACCAAGACCATCCTCGCCGACACCCTGAACGCCATCGAAAAAACCTCGCAGAAGCGTGGCATGAGCGCGGTTGATCTGTCGCTCTTGACCGACGGCCTGCAAGCCGAGCGCGAGCAAGGCATCACCATCGACGTCGCCTACCGCTACTTCTCCACCGGCACCCGCAAGTACATCATCGCCGACGCGCCGGGCCATGAGCAGTACACCCGCAACATGGTCACCGCCGCCTCGACCGCCAATCTGGCGATCATCCTGATCGACGCACGCAAAGGCGTGCTGACCCAGACCCGGCGTCACTCGAAACTCGCTGCGCTGGTCGGCATCCCGCACCTGGTCGTCGCGATCAACAAGATGGACCTCGTCGATTACTCGCAGGAAACCTACGAGAAGATCAAGGCCGAGTACCTCGAATTCGCCAAGAAGGTCGGCATCGAAGACATCCGCTTCCTGCCGTTGTCGGCGCTCAACGGCGACATGATCGTCGACCGTGGCGACAGCCTGAACTGGTACGACGGCCCGACCCTGCTCGAAATCCTCGAAGCCGCACCGGCTGCCCATACCGAGCACACCGAGAAGTTCCGCTTCCCGGTTCAGTTCGTCTGCCGCCCGCAGGATTCGGCCAACCCCGATCTGCACGACTATCGCGGCTTCATGGGCCGCGTCGAGTCCGGTTCGATCCAGGTTGGCGACGCGGTCACGGTTTTGCCCAACGGTTTCACGTCGACCGTGAAAGCGGTGCAACTCGGCGGTGTCGACATCCACCAAGGCGTCACCGAACAATCGGTCACCCTGCTGCTGGCTGACGAAATCGACTGCTCGCGCGGTGACATGATCGTCAAGAGCGCAGAAGCCCCGGCGGCGGTCAAGGAAATCCGCGCCACCGTCTGCTGGCTCTCGGAGACCCCGCTCGACCGCGCCCGCACCTACCTGATCCGCCACACCACGCGCGACAGCAAGGCCAAGCTGACCGGCATCAACCACCGCCTCGACGTCAATACGCTGGAAAAGGTTGCCGCCGACAAATTGGCGATGAACGACATCGCCGAAGTCAGCTTCAAGCTGGCCCAACCGCTGTTCGTCGACGCCTACGCCGACAACCGTGCCACCGGCGCCTTCATCGTCATCGATGAGAGCAACAACAACACCGTCGGCGCCGGGATGATCCTGTAA